A single region of the Streptomyces caelestis genome encodes:
- a CDS encoding ABC transporter ATP-binding protein, producing the protein MTNKTDPTGDVRLTGISKTYGAFTAVHPLDLTVPQGSFFALLGASGCGKTTTLRMIAGLEEPSAGTVFLGDQDVTSLPPYKRPVNTVFQSYALFPHLDIFENVAFGLRRRGLKSVKKQVDEMLDLVQLGEQARKKPHQLSGGQQQRVAVARALINHPKVLLLDEPLGALDLKLRRQMQLELKRIQTEVGITFIHVTHDQEEAMTMADTVAVMNAGRVEQLGSPADLYENPRTTFVANFLGTSNFIEAEVDSKSGEEIVLKAGGGKLVLPEARCGAPTTAGGKVLVGVRPEKISLTHADDAGEIPEGRNRITGRIADSSFIGVSTQYVVDSPVCTDFEVYAQNIDRDPRLVPGAEVVLHWNPAHTFGLDAAQDAGAGVEEAA; encoded by the coding sequence ATGACGAACAAGACAGACCCCACCGGCGACGTCCGCCTGACAGGCATATCCAAGACCTACGGCGCCTTCACCGCCGTCCATCCGCTCGACCTGACCGTCCCGCAGGGCTCCTTCTTCGCCCTGCTCGGCGCCTCCGGCTGCGGCAAGACCACCACCCTGCGCATGATCGCCGGCCTGGAGGAACCTTCCGCCGGCACCGTCTTCCTGGGCGACCAGGACGTGACGTCCCTCCCGCCGTACAAGCGGCCGGTGAACACGGTCTTCCAGTCGTACGCCCTCTTCCCGCACCTCGACATCTTCGAGAACGTCGCCTTCGGCCTGCGCCGGCGCGGCCTGAAATCGGTGAAGAAGCAGGTCGATGAGATGCTCGACCTCGTCCAGCTCGGTGAGCAGGCCCGCAAGAAGCCGCATCAGCTCTCCGGCGGCCAGCAGCAGCGCGTCGCCGTGGCCCGGGCGCTGATCAACCACCCCAAGGTGCTCCTGCTCGACGAGCCGCTCGGCGCCCTCGACCTGAAGCTGCGCCGCCAGATGCAGCTGGAGCTCAAGCGCATCCAGACCGAGGTCGGCATCACCTTCATCCACGTCACGCACGACCAGGAGGAGGCCATGACCATGGCCGACACGGTCGCCGTGATGAACGCGGGCCGCGTCGAGCAGCTCGGCTCGCCGGCCGACCTCTACGAGAACCCGCGCACCACCTTCGTCGCCAACTTCCTCGGCACCTCCAACTTCATCGAGGCCGAGGTCGACTCCAAGAGCGGCGAGGAGATCGTGCTGAAGGCGGGCGGCGGCAAGCTCGTCCTACCCGAGGCCCGGTGCGGCGCCCCCACGACGGCCGGCGGCAAGGTGCTGGTCGGCGTCCGCCCGGAGAAGATCTCCCTCACCCACGCCGACGACGCCGGCGAGATACCCGAGGGCCGCAACCGCATCACCGGCCGGATAGCCGACTCCAGCTTCATCGGCGTCTCGACCCAGTACGTCGTCGACAGCCCGGTCTGTACCGACTTCGAGGTCTACGCCCAGAACATCGACCGCGACCCGCGGCTCGTGCCCGGCGCCGAGGTCGTCCTGCACTGGAACCCGGCCCACACCTTCGGCCTGGACGCCGCCCAGGACGCCGGCGCCGGAGTGGAAGAGGCGGCCTGA
- a CDS encoding ABC transporter permease, whose translation MSTLTEAPPPLAPRAPEPQPPKRRGRWTPYWLLLPGILWLLVFFALPMIYQASTSVQTGSLEEGYKVTWHFATYWDALSAYGPQFVRSVLYAGTATILCLLLGYPLAYLIAFRAGRWRNLIMILVIAPFFTSFLIRTLAWKTILADGGPLVGALDTLHVLDVTSWLGWTAGDRVLATPLAVVCGLTYNFLPFMILPLYTSLERIDGRLHEAAGDLYARPWTTFRKVTFPLSMPGVVSGTLLTFIPATGDYVNADLLGSTDTRMVGNVIQTQFLRVLDYPTAAALSFILMAAILLMVTLYIRRSGTEDLV comes from the coding sequence ATGTCGACACTCACCGAGGCGCCACCGCCGCTCGCACCACGAGCCCCCGAGCCGCAACCCCCGAAGCGCAGGGGCCGCTGGACCCCGTACTGGCTGCTGCTCCCCGGCATCCTCTGGCTGCTGGTGTTCTTCGCGCTGCCGATGATCTACCAGGCCTCCACGTCCGTGCAGACGGGCTCCCTGGAGGAGGGCTACAAGGTCACCTGGCACTTCGCCACGTACTGGGACGCGCTGTCCGCGTACGGGCCGCAGTTCGTCCGGTCCGTGCTCTACGCGGGCACCGCCACGATCCTGTGCCTCCTGCTCGGCTACCCGCTCGCGTATCTGATCGCCTTCCGCGCGGGCCGCTGGCGGAACCTGATCATGATCCTGGTGATCGCGCCGTTCTTCACCAGCTTCCTGATCCGCACCCTCGCCTGGAAGACGATCCTCGCGGACGGCGGCCCGCTCGTCGGCGCGCTCGACACGCTGCACGTCCTGGACGTCACCAGCTGGCTCGGCTGGACCGCCGGCGACCGGGTCCTCGCCACGCCGCTCGCGGTGGTCTGCGGACTGACGTACAACTTCCTGCCGTTCATGATCCTGCCGCTCTACACCTCGCTGGAGCGGATCGACGGCCGGCTCCACGAGGCCGCCGGTGATCTGTACGCCCGTCCCTGGACGACCTTCCGCAAGGTCACCTTCCCGCTGTCGATGCCGGGTGTCGTCTCCGGCACGCTGCTCACCTTCATCCCGGCCACCGGCGACTACGTCAACGCCGATCTGCTCGGCTCCACGGACACCCGCATGGTCGGCAACGTCATCCAGACACAGTTCCTCAGAGTGCTCGACTACCCGACGGCCGCGGCGCTCTCCTTCATCCTCATGGCGGCCATTCTCCTCATGGTCACCCTCTACATCCGCAGGTCCGGGACGGAGGATCTGGTCTAA
- a CDS encoding ABC transporter permease, whose product MPFVNWLKRNLVVIAGLLTLGYLLLPNVIVTVFSFNKPKGRFNYEWQQFSLDAWKDPCGVSDLCGSLSVSLQIAFWATLGATLLGTLIAFALVRYRFRARGAVNSLIFLPMAMPEVVMAASLLTLFLNMGAQLGFWTILIAHIMFCLSFVVTAVKARVMSMDPKLEEAARDLYAGPFQTFVRVTLPIAAPGIAAGALLAFALSFDDFIITNFNAGSTVTFPMFVWGSAQRGTPVQINVIGTAMFLVAVLLVLASMAVGNRRNRQKA is encoded by the coding sequence ATGCCCTTCGTCAACTGGCTCAAGAGAAATCTCGTCGTCATCGCGGGACTCCTGACGCTCGGCTATCTGCTCCTGCCGAACGTCATCGTCACGGTGTTCTCCTTCAACAAACCGAAGGGGCGCTTCAACTACGAGTGGCAGCAGTTCTCGCTGGACGCCTGGAAGGACCCCTGCGGGGTCTCCGACCTGTGCGGCTCGCTGTCGGTCAGTCTCCAGATCGCGTTCTGGGCGACCCTCGGCGCCACCCTCCTCGGCACGCTCATCGCCTTCGCCCTGGTCCGCTACCGGTTCCGCGCCCGCGGCGCCGTGAACTCGCTGATCTTCCTGCCGATGGCGATGCCCGAGGTCGTCATGGCCGCCTCGCTGCTCACCCTGTTCCTCAACATGGGCGCCCAGCTGGGCTTCTGGACGATCCTCATCGCGCACATCATGTTCTGCCTGAGTTTCGTGGTCACGGCCGTCAAGGCGCGCGTGATGTCGATGGACCCGAAACTGGAGGAGGCGGCGCGGGACCTGTACGCGGGCCCGTTCCAGACCTTCGTCCGGGTCACCCTGCCGATCGCGGCGCCGGGAATCGCGGCGGGCGCGCTGCTCGCCTTCGCCCTCTCCTTCGACGACTTCATCATCACGAACTTCAACGCGGGCTCGACCGTCACGTTCCCGATGTTCGTCTGGGGCTCGGCACAGCGCGGAACGCCCGTGCAGATCAACGTCATCGGTACGGCCATGTTCCTCGTCGCCGTGCTGCTGGTCCTGGCCTCGATGGCCGTCGGTAATCGCCGTAACAGACAAAAGGCATGA
- a CDS encoding NAD(P)/FAD-dependent oxidoreductase has protein sequence MAPGAMSQWTRSLSEAQPVPYWLDDPGRPRPEPALTTSETCDLLVVGGGYSGLWTALIAKERDPRRDVVLVEGREVGWAASGRNGGFCAASLTHGLPNGLARWPDEIHKLQELGTRNLDAIQAAVARHSIDCDFERTGEIDVATEPYQAAELRAWHEEMSRRGLAEDVEYLDAEAVREQVNSPTFQAGLWDRRGVAMLHPAKLAWGLKRACVELGVRVYEHTPALTLKPYGTGMTVRTPYARVRARQVALGTNIFPNLVRRVRSYTVPVYDYALMTEPLTPAQLASIGWKNRQGLGDSANQFHYFRLSADNRVLWGGYDAIYPYGGRVRAEYDDRPATYAKLAGHFFTCFPQLEGVRFTHAWGGAIDTCSRFSAFFGTAHQQKVAYAAGYTGLGVGATRFGAEVMLDLLSGERTERTELQMVRKKPLPFPPEPFAWTGIALTKWSLARADAQGGRRNLWLRAMDRLGLGFDS, from the coding sequence ATGGCCCCAGGCGCCATGAGTCAGTGGACGAGATCCCTGTCGGAAGCCCAGCCGGTCCCGTACTGGCTGGACGACCCCGGCCGGCCCCGTCCCGAACCCGCCCTCACCACCTCCGAGACCTGCGATCTGCTGGTCGTCGGCGGCGGCTACAGCGGACTGTGGACGGCGCTGATCGCCAAGGAACGCGACCCGCGGCGGGACGTGGTGCTGGTGGAGGGCCGCGAGGTGGGCTGGGCCGCCTCGGGCCGCAACGGCGGGTTCTGCGCCGCATCCCTCACCCACGGCCTGCCCAACGGCCTCGCCCGCTGGCCCGACGAGATCCACAAGCTCCAGGAGCTGGGCACCCGCAACCTCGACGCGATCCAGGCGGCGGTCGCCCGGCACTCCATCGACTGCGACTTCGAACGCACCGGCGAGATCGACGTCGCCACCGAGCCGTACCAGGCGGCGGAACTGCGCGCCTGGCACGAGGAGATGTCCCGCCGGGGCCTCGCCGAGGACGTCGAGTACCTGGACGCCGAGGCGGTCCGGGAACAGGTGAACTCACCCACCTTCCAGGCGGGCCTGTGGGACCGCAGGGGCGTGGCGATGCTGCACCCGGCGAAGCTGGCCTGGGGCCTGAAGCGGGCCTGCGTCGAGCTGGGCGTCCGCGTCTACGAGCACACCCCCGCCCTCACCCTGAAGCCGTACGGCACCGGCATGACCGTACGCACCCCCTACGCCCGGGTGCGCGCCCGCCAGGTCGCCCTCGGCACGAACATCTTCCCGAACCTGGTCAGACGCGTCCGCTCGTACACCGTCCCGGTCTACGACTACGCCCTCATGACCGAGCCGCTCACCCCCGCTCAACTGGCCTCGATCGGCTGGAAGAACCGCCAGGGCCTCGGGGACAGCGCCAACCAGTTCCACTACTTCCGCCTGTCCGCCGACAACCGCGTCCTCTGGGGCGGCTACGACGCGATCTACCCCTATGGCGGCCGCGTCCGCGCCGAGTACGACGACCGCCCGGCGACCTACGCCAAGCTCGCCGGGCACTTCTTCACCTGCTTCCCGCAACTGGAGGGCGTCCGCTTCACCCACGCCTGGGGCGGCGCGATCGACACCTGCTCCCGCTTCTCGGCGTTCTTCGGCACCGCCCACCAGCAGAAGGTCGCCTACGCGGCCGGCTACACGGGCCTGGGCGTCGGCGCGACGCGCTTCGGCGCCGAGGTGATGCTGGACCTGCTGTCCGGCGAGCGCACGGAACGCACGGAACTGCAGATGGTCCGCAAGAAGCCCCTGCCCTTCCCCCCGGAACCCTTCGCCTGGACGGGCATCGCCCTCACCAAGTGGTCCCTGGCCCGCGCGGACGCCCAGGGCGGCCGGCGCAACCTGTGGCTGCGCGCGATGGACCGGCTGGGACTGGGTTTCGACAGCTGA
- a CDS encoding phosphatase PAP2 family protein produces the protein MPISGNQDLAESTTARHPRFWALLLGLPALLFALITWQVVDGGPLVRLDERVSRGLVHPDGLSEFLSDLGNVQVAVPVLAVALGYVALRTRRTDRWWLPVTAVALLMALVPVLIIPLKELTDRPGTPAVPPGTGYYPSGHTATAAVAYGCATLLLLPRLVTHLARRALVTACLVLVLGVSYGLVRRGYHWPLDVVASWCLCAVPLSSLWLFLGRTTPPGQPR, from the coding sequence ATGCCGATCTCCGGGAACCAGGATCTCGCCGAGTCCACCACCGCGCGGCACCCGCGCTTCTGGGCCCTCCTGCTCGGCCTCCCGGCGCTCCTGTTCGCCCTGATCACCTGGCAGGTCGTCGACGGCGGCCCGCTCGTCCGCCTCGACGAGCGCGTCAGCCGCGGCCTCGTCCACCCGGACGGTCTCTCCGAGTTCCTCTCCGACCTCGGCAACGTCCAGGTCGCGGTCCCGGTCCTCGCCGTCGCCCTCGGATACGTCGCCCTGCGAACTCGCCGGACGGACCGCTGGTGGCTGCCCGTCACCGCCGTGGCCCTCCTCATGGCCCTGGTCCCGGTACTGATCATCCCGCTCAAGGAACTCACGGACCGTCCGGGCACCCCGGCCGTCCCGCCCGGCACCGGCTACTACCCCTCGGGCCACACCGCCACGGCCGCCGTCGCCTACGGCTGCGCGACCCTGCTCCTGCTCCCCCGGCTGGTCACGCACCTCGCCCGCCGCGCCCTGGTCACCGCCTGCCTCGTCCTGGTTCTCGGCGTGAGCTACGGCCTGGTCCGCCGCGGCTACCACTGGCCACTGGACGTGGTGGCCAGCTGGTGTCTGTGCGCGGTGCCGCTGTCGTCGCTGTGGCTGTTCCTCGGGCGGACGACGCCGCCCGGGCAGCCCCGGTAG